One part of the Mangrovibacillus cuniculi genome encodes these proteins:
- the smc gene encoding chromosome segregation protein SMC has translation MFLKRLDVVGFKSFAERTSVDFVPGVTAVVGPNGSGKSNVIDSIRWVLGEQSAKSLRGAKMEDVIFAGSDSRRALNFAEVTLTLDNEDQTLPIEYNEVSVTRRVFRSGDSEYLLNHQPCRLKDIVDLFMDSGLGRESFSIISQGKVDQILNSKPEERRAIFEDAAGVLKYKNRKKKAELKLAETQDNLLRVQDILFELEGQIEPLRMQSSIAKDYLAQKEELEQYDVAVLVHDINELQDTHKRITMDLNEWKKQELELATTLAKSEAHLVEKRDHVAALDDSIDELQALLLQTSEELEKLDGQKQVLAERQKNTSQNETQIKESLEELSTKITQSNLERESAEKLVNVADEEMKSLKERVWVLENKLKTLENGVEDQIESLKADYIDYLNQQASAKNELTYLTRQLEQLQSRSSRVELDNQKDIDARQALQTRQKEASEQVAFSKEKLSAHITTYRDQQQKLESLERTVDKEEKQLYEAYGYVQKIRSRKEALSEMEEEFQGFFHGVREVLKARKEVLAGVEGAVAELIQVDKSMELAIETALGSATQHIVVQNEQHARQAIQFLKQRKLGRATFLPLTVMKPRMIGAGLVQNLSSHESYVGIASSLVKTQGEYQVIVDNLLGSTIIARDLKGANELAKIIGHRFRMVTLEGDVVNPGGSMTGGMVKQNATSLLTRKNELEELTAKLIEVEEKTKGLEELYKRHKEEYQLGMQSLKELQAKGEELRIKEQSAVNNLQQIELEVTTLNRRLQSFDIEKSEWLEEQSSIKRRQEELLQNINQVQQSIQKVDEQIEVLSEEKATIANSKEQWTKDLISQKEQLAIKQEQWKNAKQTLDRVTKELDEQQSSKQKLSQQLTWLHDNLHNNGSSEKEMETMYERKAEEKKETIVLIAARRETRASFTREVEDIELHVKELKRQHKGLAESVKDAEIHCNRLEVELDNRHEKLLMEYDSTMDEIGELGEISISIEDARKKVKLLKRSIEELGIVNVGAIEEYERVAERYEFLSTQRADLEEAKQTLTDVMNEMDEEMTRRFTETFKGIQSHFEHVFRALFGGGRAELKLTNPQNMLETGVDIIAQPPGKKLQNLSLLSGGERALTAIALLFSILKIRPVPFCILDEVEAALDEANVQRFSKYLRQFSKETQFIVITHRKGTMEECDVLYGITMQESGVSTLVSVRLEESERWVEPVKVGGK, from the coding sequence ATGTTCCTCAAACGATTGGATGTAGTTGGTTTTAAATCATTTGCGGAAAGGACTTCTGTTGATTTTGTTCCTGGAGTTACTGCTGTGGTTGGGCCAAACGGAAGTGGAAAAAGTAATGTCATCGATTCCATTAGATGGGTGTTAGGAGAGCAATCTGCGAAATCGCTTCGCGGGGCAAAGATGGAGGATGTTATCTTTGCTGGTAGTGATTCTCGTAGGGCGCTTAATTTCGCTGAAGTTACATTAACACTTGATAATGAAGATCAGACATTACCAATTGAATACAATGAAGTAAGTGTAACGAGAAGAGTATTCCGTTCAGGAGACAGTGAATACCTTTTAAATCACCAACCTTGTCGATTGAAGGATATTGTAGATTTGTTTATGGATTCAGGCTTGGGAAGAGAATCGTTCTCTATTATTTCCCAAGGAAAAGTAGATCAAATCTTAAATAGTAAACCGGAAGAACGCAGAGCAATCTTTGAAGATGCTGCTGGCGTATTGAAATATAAAAACCGAAAAAAGAAAGCAGAACTGAAATTAGCAGAGACGCAAGATAACTTATTGAGGGTTCAAGACATTCTTTTTGAATTAGAAGGACAAATCGAACCATTACGAATGCAGTCGTCCATTGCTAAAGATTACTTAGCTCAAAAAGAAGAGTTAGAGCAATATGATGTTGCAGTCTTAGTACATGATATTAATGAGCTGCAAGATACTCATAAGCGAATAACAATGGACTTAAATGAGTGGAAGAAGCAAGAACTAGAGTTAGCAACTACTTTAGCCAAGTCTGAGGCTCACTTAGTAGAAAAAAGAGATCATGTAGCAGCACTTGATGACTCTATTGATGAGTTACAGGCTCTGTTACTTCAGACGTCTGAAGAGCTTGAAAAGTTAGACGGTCAAAAGCAAGTTTTAGCAGAAAGACAAAAGAACACAAGTCAAAATGAAACACAGATAAAAGAATCTCTCGAAGAATTGTCAACTAAAATTACCCAATCCAACTTAGAGCGTGAAAGTGCAGAAAAGTTGGTTAATGTAGCAGACGAGGAAATGAAGTCGCTAAAAGAACGTGTTTGGGTGTTAGAGAATAAACTTAAGACGTTGGAAAATGGTGTAGAAGATCAAATAGAGTCATTAAAAGCAGACTACATTGATTATTTAAACCAACAAGCTAGTGCCAAAAATGAATTAACCTATTTAACTAGGCAGCTTGAACAACTTCAAAGTCGATCTTCAAGAGTAGAATTAGATAACCAAAAAGATATTGATGCACGACAGGCGTTGCAGACTAGACAAAAAGAGGCGAGCGAACAAGTAGCTTTCTCAAAAGAAAAACTATCTGCGCATATTACAACGTACCGAGATCAACAACAGAAGTTGGAGTCGTTAGAACGTACCGTTGATAAAGAAGAAAAGCAGCTGTATGAAGCGTATGGATATGTGCAAAAAATTCGTTCTCGAAAAGAAGCATTATCGGAAATGGAAGAAGAATTCCAAGGGTTCTTCCATGGAGTTAGAGAAGTACTTAAGGCCCGAAAAGAAGTCTTAGCGGGTGTTGAAGGTGCTGTCGCAGAGTTAATTCAAGTAGATAAATCTATGGAATTAGCAATAGAGACAGCTCTTGGTAGTGCTACTCAACATATTGTCGTGCAAAATGAACAGCACGCAAGACAGGCTATTCAATTCTTAAAACAACGTAAACTAGGGAGAGCCACATTTTTACCTTTAACTGTAATGAAACCTAGGATGATTGGTGCTGGATTAGTACAAAATCTTTCTTCTCATGAGAGTTATGTCGGTATTGCTTCGTCCTTAGTCAAAACACAGGGTGAATATCAAGTCATTGTGGACAATCTTTTGGGATCTACTATTATTGCTCGTGATTTAAAAGGGGCAAATGAACTTGCGAAGATTATCGGACATCGATTCCGAATGGTAACACTTGAAGGTGATGTCGTAAACCCTGGTGGTTCTATGACTGGTGGAATGGTAAAACAAAACGCAACTTCTCTTTTAACGAGAAAGAATGAATTAGAAGAACTAACTGCCAAACTTATCGAGGTGGAAGAGAAGACAAAGGGATTAGAAGAATTATATAAACGACATAAAGAAGAATACCAGTTAGGAATGCAATCATTAAAAGAATTGCAAGCTAAAGGGGAAGAACTACGTATAAAAGAACAAAGTGCAGTGAATAACTTGCAACAAATAGAGTTAGAAGTAACGACTTTAAATAGACGTCTACAATCATTTGATATTGAAAAATCCGAATGGTTAGAAGAACAAAGCTCCATTAAAAGAAGGCAAGAAGAACTGCTTCAAAACATTAACCAAGTACAACAATCTATTCAAAAAGTTGATGAACAGATCGAGGTCCTTTCTGAAGAGAAAGCTACCATTGCAAACTCAAAAGAACAATGGACAAAGGACTTAATTTCACAAAAGGAACAATTAGCTATTAAGCAAGAACAATGGAAAAATGCCAAACAAACACTTGATCGTGTAACGAAAGAGTTGGACGAACAACAATCGTCCAAGCAGAAGTTAAGTCAACAATTAACGTGGTTACATGATAATCTTCATAACAACGGTTCATCGGAAAAAGAGATGGAAACAATGTATGAACGAAAAGCAGAAGAAAAAAAGGAAACGATTGTGTTAATTGCTGCACGACGCGAAACAAGAGCTTCCTTTACTAGAGAAGTAGAAGACATTGAACTACATGTGAAAGAGTTAAAACGCCAGCATAAAGGTTTAGCGGAAAGTGTTAAAGATGCAGAAATTCACTGTAATCGTTTAGAAGTAGAATTAGATAATCGACATGAGAAATTGTTGATGGAGTATGATAGTACCATGGACGAAATAGGTGAATTAGGCGAAATATCAATATCAATAGAAGATGCAAGAAAAAAAGTAAAACTTCTAAAACGATCAATCGAAGAATTAGGAATTGTAAATGTTGGTGCCATCGAAGAATATGAACGAGTGGCGGAGCGTTACGAATTTTTATCTACACAAAGAGCTGATTTAGAAGAAGCGAAACAAACGTTAACGGATGTTATGAATGAAATGGATGAAGAAATGACTCGCCGTTTCACAGAAACTTTCAAAGGCATACAATCTCATTTTGAACATGTTTTTCGTGCGCTTTTTGGTGGTGGTCGAGCAGAACTTAAATTGACCAATCCACAAAACATGTTGGAGACAGGTGTAGATATAATTGCCCAACCTCCTGGAAAAAAACTGCAAAATTTAAGTTTATTATCTGGGGGAGAAAGAGCGCTTACTGCCATTGCTTTGCTTTTTTCTATCCTAAAGATTCGTCCAGTACCTTTCTGTATTTTGGATGAAGTGGAAGCGGCTTTAGATGAAGCTAACGTCCAGAGGTTCAGCAAGTACTTACGTCAATTTAGTAAAGAGACACAATTCATTGTGATTACCCACCGTAAGGGAACGATGGAAGAGTGTGACGTCCTATATGGTATTACGATGCAAGAATCAGGCGTTTCAACATTGGTATCTGTTCGATTAGAAGAGTCCGAACGTTGGGTTGAGCCAGTCAAAGTTGGAGGGAAATAA
- the ftsY gene encoding signal recognition particle-docking protein FtsY: MSFFKKLKEKFTSNSDAVTDKFRDGLSKTREGFSSRVNDLVARYRKVDEDFFEELEEILIGADVGFNTVMELIDELKMEVKRRNIKDTSDMQSVISEKLVEIYESQGEVNSEVNMQESGMTVILVVGVNGVGKTTTIGKLSNRFKQEGKSVLLAAGDTFRAGAIDQLEVWGDRVGVDVIKQAEGSDPAAVMYDAVKAAKARNVDVLICDTAGRLQNKVNLMKELEKVKRVIEREIPGAPHEVLLVLDATTGQNALVQAKTFKEATDVSGIVLTKLDGTAKGGIVLAIRNELQVPVKFVGLGEKVDDLQKFDAEKYVYGLFAEAIEQEEVSE, translated from the coding sequence ATGAGCTTTTTTAAGAAGTTAAAAGAGAAATTTACAAGTAATTCTGATGCTGTTACAGATAAGTTTCGAGACGGTCTTTCGAAAACTCGAGAAGGTTTTTCTTCCCGAGTAAACGACTTGGTTGCTCGCTACAGAAAAGTGGACGAGGACTTCTTTGAAGAGTTAGAAGAGATACTTATTGGTGCAGATGTTGGCTTTAACACTGTCATGGAACTTATTGATGAGTTGAAAATGGAAGTAAAGAGAAGAAATATTAAAGATACTTCTGATATGCAGTCTGTTATTTCTGAAAAGCTAGTTGAAATTTACGAGAGTCAAGGTGAGGTCAATAGTGAAGTCAACATGCAAGAATCTGGAATGACCGTTATTCTTGTAGTTGGTGTCAATGGAGTGGGGAAAACTACCACTATTGGTAAACTCTCGAACCGTTTTAAGCAAGAAGGGAAATCCGTATTGTTAGCTGCAGGAGATACTTTCCGCGCTGGGGCAATTGATCAGCTTGAAGTATGGGGAGATCGTGTTGGTGTAGATGTTATAAAGCAAGCAGAGGGATCAGACCCTGCTGCTGTAATGTATGATGCTGTAAAAGCAGCTAAAGCTAGAAACGTGGACGTGTTAATATGTGATACGGCTGGACGCTTACAAAATAAAGTCAATTTAATGAAAGAACTAGAGAAGGTGAAGCGAGTAATTGAGCGCGAAATCCCTGGTGCTCCTCATGAAGTCCTATTAGTATTAGATGCAACTACTGGTCAAAACGCTTTGGTACAAGCTAAAACCTTTAAAGAGGCAACAGATGTATCAGGAATCGTCTTAACAAAGCTAGATGGTACGGCTAAAGGTGGAATCGTACTTGCTATTCGCAACGAGTTACAAGTACCTGTAAAGTTTGTAGGACTAGGGGAAAAGGTAGACGACTTGCAAAAGTTTGATGCAGAGAAGTATGTTTATGGCTTATTTGCAGAAGCGATTGAGCAAGAAGAAGTTTCGGAGTAA
- a CDS encoding putative DNA-binding protein, protein MLEKTTRVNYLYDFYHPLLTEKQRSYMSLYYLDDHSLGEIAEEYEVSRQAVYDNIRRTEAMLEEYEEKLGLFEKFQKRTKIMETMKQLVDSSPTVSKELVSLVDELEKVD, encoded by the coding sequence ATGCTCGAGAAAACAACCCGGGTAAATTATCTATATGATTTCTACCATCCGTTGTTAACAGAAAAGCAGCGAAGTTATATGTCCCTTTACTACTTAGACGATCATTCTTTAGGAGAAATAGCCGAAGAATATGAAGTAAGTCGTCAAGCAGTTTATGATAATATACGACGGACAGAAGCTATGCTTGAAGAGTATGAAGAGAAGCTTGGCTTGTTTGAAAAATTTCAAAAGCGCACAAAAATTATGGAAACAATGAAACAGCTTGTAGATTCTTCTCCAACTGTCTCTAAAGAACTAGTTTCCTTAGTTGATGAGCTAGAGAAAGTAGATTAG
- the ffh gene encoding signal recognition particle protein, which yields MAFEGLADRLQQTMQKIRGKGKVSEADVKEMMREVRLALLEADVNFKVVKEFVKKVSERSVGQEVMKSLTPGQQVVKVVKEELTELMGGEQSQIATAKRPPTVIMMVGLQGAGKTTTTGKLANLLRKKYNRKPLLVAADIYRPAAIKQLETLGKQLNMPVFSLGDQVSPVEIARQAIEKAKEEHLDYVLIDTAGRLHIDETLMGELEEIKELSSPEEIFLVVDSMTGQDAVNVAQSFNDTLGITGVVLTKLDGDTRGGAALSIRSVTQKPIKFVGMGEKLDALEPFHPERMAQRILGMGDVLSLIEKAQANVDEEKAKELEKKFREASFTLDDFLDQLGQVKQMGPLDELIKMLPGANKMKGIDNLKVDEKQLSHIEAIIQSMTTKEKENPEIINAGRRKRIAKGSGTTVPEVNRLLKQFEEMKKMMKQMSTMGQKAKKRGGFGGMKFPF from the coding sequence ATGGCATTTGAAGGGTTAGCCGACCGTCTGCAACAAACGATGCAAAAGATCCGCGGAAAAGGTAAAGTTTCCGAAGCTGACGTCAAAGAGATGATGCGAGAAGTACGGCTTGCTCTGTTAGAAGCGGACGTTAACTTTAAAGTAGTAAAAGAGTTCGTAAAGAAAGTTAGTGAACGCTCAGTTGGACAAGAAGTTATGAAAAGTTTAACTCCTGGTCAACAAGTAGTAAAAGTCGTTAAAGAAGAACTTACAGAACTAATGGGTGGCGAACAAAGCCAAATTGCTACGGCAAAACGCCCTCCAACTGTTATTATGATGGTTGGATTACAAGGTGCTGGTAAAACGACAACGACTGGTAAACTAGCAAACCTTTTACGAAAAAAGTATAACCGTAAACCATTACTTGTTGCGGCTGATATCTATCGTCCTGCTGCTATTAAGCAGTTAGAAACGTTAGGGAAACAGCTGAATATGCCTGTATTTAGCTTAGGAGATCAGGTTAGTCCTGTAGAAATCGCTCGTCAAGCAATTGAAAAAGCAAAAGAAGAACATTTAGACTATGTTTTAATTGATACAGCTGGACGATTGCATATTGATGAAACGTTAATGGGTGAATTGGAAGAGATTAAAGAACTTTCTTCTCCAGAAGAAATCTTCTTAGTTGTCGATTCCATGACCGGTCAAGATGCAGTAAATGTGGCACAAAGCTTTAATGATACGCTTGGTATTACTGGAGTAGTCTTAACAAAGCTTGATGGAGACACTCGTGGTGGAGCTGCGCTATCTATTCGTTCCGTTACACAAAAACCTATTAAATTCGTTGGTATGGGTGAGAAGTTAGATGCACTTGAACCTTTCCATCCAGAGCGTATGGCGCAACGTATTTTAGGCATGGGGGATGTACTTTCACTTATTGAAAAGGCACAAGCCAATGTGGACGAAGAAAAAGCAAAAGAACTGGAAAAGAAATTCAGAGAAGCGAGCTTTACGCTGGATGATTTCTTAGATCAGTTAGGTCAAGTAAAGCAAATGGGTCCTCTTGATGAGTTAATTAAGATGTTACCAGGTGCCAATAAAATGAAAGGTATTGATAATCTAAAAGTGGATGAAAAACAACTTAGTCATATCGAAGCAATCATTCAATCGATGACGACAAAGGAAAAGGAAAATCCAGAGATTATTAATGCTGGAAGACGTAAACGTATTGCGAAAGGATCAGGTACTACTGTTCCAGAAGTAAACCGTTTATTAAAACAGTTTGAAGAAATGAAAAAAATGATGAAACAAATGTCTACCATGGGGCAAAAAGCAAAAAAACGTGGTGGATTTGGTGGGATGAAATTCCCGTTCTAA
- the rpsP gene encoding 30S ribosomal protein S16, translated as MAVKIRLKRMGAKKSPFYRIVVADSRSPRDGRFIETVGTYNPVAEPAIVEINEELALKWLQTGAKPSDTVRNLFSKQGIMEKFHNVKNSK; from the coding sequence ATGGCAGTTAAAATTCGTTTAAAACGTATGGGAGCAAAAAAATCTCCTTTCTATCGTATTGTTGTAGCAGATTCTCGTTCACCACGTGATGGACGTTTCATTGAAACAGTTGGAACGTACAATCCAGTTGCTGAGCCAGCTATCGTTGAGATCAACGAAGAGCTAGCGCTTAAATGGTTACAAACAGGTGCGAAACCATCTGACACAGTACGTAACCTTTTCTCTAAGCAAGGTATCATGGAGAAATTCCACAACGTGAAAAACAGCAAGTAA
- a CDS encoding KH domain-containing protein — MANYQDLLTSIVQPLVDYPDDVRVTVQESEHQLLLELHIHTKDIGKVIGKHGRVIKSIRTVVQAAASAKNEKIWIQVIE, encoded by the coding sequence ATGGCAAATTATCAAGACTTGCTCACGTCCATAGTTCAACCGCTAGTTGACTATCCAGATGATGTCCGTGTCACTGTTCAAGAGAGTGAACATCAACTTTTACTTGAACTTCATATTCACACTAAGGATATTGGGAAAGTTATTGGAAAACACGGTCGAGTGATTAAATCTATTCGAACGGTTGTCCAAGCGGCAGCTAGCGCCAAGAATGAAAAGATTTGGATCCAAGTCATTGAATAA
- a CDS encoding YlqD family protein, translating to MKIKKQVIVYEIVTAEMKKEKETALKKIQYQLELEISQMQFELRKWRKKHGAEKWPLQPLFNEKTTEHGSVVFQLQQLELVPLGTKIKSEELETWIEVQVGQSIDHLREPDSVIVENGIIIDIQQR from the coding sequence GTGAAGATAAAAAAACAAGTGATAGTTTATGAAATCGTAACGGCAGAAATGAAGAAAGAGAAAGAAACTGCTCTGAAAAAAATACAGTACCAATTGGAATTGGAAATTAGTCAAATGCAGTTTGAATTACGCAAATGGAGAAAAAAACACGGAGCAGAAAAATGGCCCTTACAACCACTGTTTAATGAAAAAACTACAGAGCATGGATCTGTCGTTTTTCAACTTCAACAATTAGAATTAGTTCCATTGGGGACTAAAATAAAGTCAGAAGAACTGGAAACATGGATAGAGGTTCAAGTCGGACAATCTATTGATCACCTACGGGAACCAGATAGCGTAATCGTAGAGAACGGAATTATTATTGATATTCAACAGAGGTGA
- the rimM gene encoding ribosome maturation factor RimM (Essential for efficient processing of 16S rRNA): MENYYNVGKIVNTHGTRGEVRVLSRTDFPEERYKKGSILYVQKENQKDLLEVKVESHRTHKQFDLLTLENVASMTEAEALKNSILKVHESSLGELAENEYYFHEIIGCTVSTVDGEEIGNISEILTPGANDVWVVKRKGGKEAYIPYIEQVVLKVNVEDKVVIIDPMEGLLD, encoded by the coding sequence ATGGAAAACTATTATAATGTTGGTAAGATTGTAAATACACATGGTACTAGAGGGGAAGTTCGTGTTTTATCACGCACTGATTTCCCAGAAGAGAGATATAAAAAAGGTAGTATTCTATATGTGCAAAAAGAAAATCAAAAAGATTTATTAGAAGTGAAGGTAGAATCGCACAGAACACATAAGCAATTTGACCTGTTGACACTTGAAAATGTCGCTTCTATGACGGAAGCAGAAGCTCTGAAGAATTCCATATTGAAAGTTCATGAGTCTTCTTTAGGAGAGTTAGCTGAAAATGAGTATTACTTCCATGAAATTATTGGATGTACAGTATCTACAGTAGATGGAGAAGAAATCGGAAATATTTCTGAAATACTTACTCCTGGAGCAAATGATGTTTGGGTGGTAAAACGTAAAGGTGGAAAAGAAGCATACATTCCATATATAGAACAAGTAGTTTTAAAAGTAAATGTGGAAGATAAAGTAGTGATTATTGATCCAATGGAAGGGTTATTAGATTAA
- the trmD gene encoding tRNA (guanosine(37)-N1)-methyltransferase TrmD — MKIDVLSLFPEMFQGVFGSSILKKAQENNHASYEVYNFREYSDHKHQSVDDYPYGGGAGMVLKAQPIFDAVETLRESNKASKPPRVILMCPQGERLTQKKSEELATEEHLIFICGHYEGYDERIREHLVTDEISIGDYVLTGGELGAMVVIDSVVRLLPGVLGNQESHMKDSFSTGLLEHPQYTRPADFRGYKVPEVLLSGNHAKIEEWREQEALKRTLTRRSDLLKKYPLTDKQKKWIQQWKNT; from the coding sequence ATGAAAATTGATGTATTGTCCTTGTTTCCTGAGATGTTCCAGGGTGTCTTTGGTTCATCGATTTTAAAAAAAGCCCAAGAAAATAATCATGCTTCCTATGAGGTGTACAATTTCCGTGAGTACTCCGACCATAAACATCAGTCAGTAGATGACTATCCTTACGGTGGCGGTGCTGGAATGGTATTAAAAGCACAACCAATATTTGATGCGGTTGAAACATTACGCGAATCAAACAAGGCGTCAAAGCCTCCTAGGGTTATTCTCATGTGTCCTCAAGGGGAAAGACTGACGCAAAAGAAATCAGAGGAACTTGCTACTGAGGAGCATCTAATTTTTATTTGTGGCCATTATGAGGGGTATGACGAACGTATTAGAGAACATTTAGTCACAGATGAAATCTCTATTGGTGATTATGTATTAACTGGTGGAGAGCTTGGAGCTATGGTGGTTATTGATAGTGTAGTTCGCTTATTACCTGGTGTACTTGGTAATCAAGAATCCCATATGAAAGATTCCTTTTCTACGGGGTTATTAGAACACCCACAATACACAAGACCTGCGGATTTTAGAGGATATAAAGTGCCAGAGGTCTTATTAAGTGGTAACCATGCCAAGATAGAAGAGTGGAGAGAGCAAGAAGCACTTAAGCGAACTCTCACAAGAAGATCGGACTTGCTAAAGAAATATCCTTTAACAGATAAACAAAAAAAGTGGATTCAACAATGGAAAAATACTTAA
- the rplS gene encoding 50S ribosomal protein L19, whose translation MHKLIEEITKDQLRSDLPAFRPGDTVKVHVNIVEGNRERIQIFEGVVIKRRGGGISETFTVRKISYGVGVERTFPVHTPKIAKLEVVRRGKVRRAKLYYLRQLRGKAARIKEIR comes from the coding sequence ATGCACAAGTTAATTGAAGAAATTACAAAAGACCAACTTCGTTCAGATCTACCTGCGTTCCGTCCTGGTGATACAGTGAAAGTTCACGTAAACATCGTTGAGGGAAACCGTGAGCGTATTCAGATTTTTGAAGGTGTTGTTATTAAACGTCGTGGTGGTGGAATCTCTGAAACTTTTACAGTTCGTAAGATCTCTTACGGCGTAGGAGTTGAGCGTACATTCCCTGTACACACACCTAAGATTGCGAAGCTTGAAGTAGTGCGTCGCGGTAAAGTTCGCCGTGCGAAACTTTACTACCTACGTCAATTACGTGGTAAAGCCGCTCGTATTAAAGAAATTCGATAA
- the lepB gene encoding signal peptidase I produces the protein MKRAVKELFGWLKALVIAVVVAFVVRYYLFTPILVEGTSMVPTLANGDRMIVNKWNDDTSTLKRFDIIVFHSPDGRDFIKRVIGLPGDTITFRDDELYINGEKINEPYLDQYKRDLGEQQLTEDFTLFAQTGLESVPEDTVFVMGDNRGNSIDSRHFGPVDVEEIIGQTNIIYWPMEDIKIVK, from the coding sequence TTGAAAAGAGCAGTGAAAGAACTATTCGGATGGCTAAAAGCCTTAGTTATAGCAGTAGTGGTAGCATTTGTTGTTCGTTATTACTTGTTCACTCCAATTTTAGTAGAAGGAACATCCATGGTACCTACTTTAGCAAATGGCGATCGTATGATTGTGAATAAGTGGAATGATGATACAAGTACCTTAAAACGATTTGATATCATCGTATTTCATTCCCCGGATGGTAGAGACTTTATTAAACGTGTTATTGGACTTCCAGGAGATACTATTACGTTCCGTGATGATGAATTATACATAAATGGGGAAAAGATAAACGAACCTTATTTAGATCAATATAAAAGAGATTTAGGGGAACAGCAACTTACAGAGGATTTCACCTTATTTGCACAAACTGGGTTAGAATCAGTTCCAGAGGATACGGTATTTGTTATGGGTGATAATAGAGGAAATAGTATTGATAGCCGCCATTTTGGACCCGTAGACGTTGAGGAAATTATCGGACAAACGAATATTATCTATTGGCCGATGGAAGATATAAAGATAGTAAAGTAA